In a single window of the Limnochorda sp. L945t genome:
- a CDS encoding carboxypeptidase M32 — MSRHPVRDSSEFKELLERLAVVDDLARAAAVLRWDMETYMPPGGAGSRSQQVGTLRRLSHQHFTDPRTGELLHRLAGVVQDLPYDSFEASLVRRALRDYERATRVPARLVGELGEATALASHAWARARSANDFASFAPYLERNLALLRELADRLGYEQHPYDALLDEYEPGMRLSDIEPLFEKLRDALVPLVQAISRRAGMVDDSLLHQPYDEQRQWQLTLEALKAIGYDFERGRQDRSAHPFTTTLGFGDVRLTTRIDPQDFSSALFSSMHEGGHALYEQGIPEELARTPLGDAASLGTHESQSRLWENVIGRSREFWRFFLPKAQALFPDQLGKADVETIYRAVNRSRPGEVRTEADEVTYNLHIFLRLELEKELLTGRLAVKELPEAWNAKMESYLGIRPRDDAHGVLQDIHWSQGMIGYFPTYALGNVLSVQFFDQARSERPEILEAVAHGEFQPLLSWLRERIHRHGSKFTPKELVERVTGSPIRVEPYLAYLQRKYAELYGL, encoded by the coding sequence GTGTCACGACACCCGGTCCGCGACTCGTCGGAGTTCAAGGAGCTGCTGGAGCGGCTCGCGGTGGTGGACGACCTCGCCCGTGCCGCCGCGGTACTGCGCTGGGACATGGAGACGTACATGCCTCCCGGCGGTGCCGGCAGCCGCTCACAGCAGGTCGGCACCCTGCGCCGCCTTTCCCACCAACACTTCACCGATCCCCGGACGGGCGAGCTCCTGCACCGTCTGGCGGGCGTGGTCCAGGACTTACCCTACGACTCGTTCGAGGCGAGCCTGGTGCGGCGTGCGCTGCGCGACTACGAACGGGCGACGCGGGTGCCCGCCCGGTTGGTGGGAGAGCTGGGCGAGGCGACCGCCCTGGCGTCGCACGCATGGGCGCGCGCCCGATCGGCCAACGACTTCGCCTCCTTCGCTCCGTATCTGGAGCGCAACCTGGCGCTCCTTCGCGAGCTGGCCGACCGGCTCGGATACGAGCAGCACCCCTACGACGCGCTGCTCGACGAGTACGAGCCGGGCATGCGGTTGTCGGATATCGAGCCGTTGTTCGAGAAGCTGCGGGACGCGCTGGTGCCTCTGGTGCAGGCCATCTCGAGGCGGGCGGGGATGGTGGACGACTCGCTGCTCCACCAGCCCTACGACGAACAGCGCCAGTGGCAGCTGACCCTGGAGGCCTTGAAGGCCATCGGCTACGACTTCGAGCGGGGGCGCCAGGACCGGTCGGCCCACCCCTTTACCACGACCCTTGGGTTCGGCGATGTGCGGCTCACCACCCGCATCGACCCCCAGGACTTCTCCTCCGCCCTCTTCTCGAGCATGCACGAGGGAGGCCACGCTCTTTACGAGCAAGGCATCCCCGAAGAGCTGGCCCGCACCCCCCTGGGAGATGCCGCATCCCTCGGCACGCACGAGTCCCAGTCGCGCCTGTGGGAAAACGTGATCGGGCGCTCCCGGGAGTTCTGGCGCTTCTTCCTCCCCAAGGCGCAGGCCCTCTTCCCCGACCAGCTCGGAAAGGCCGACGTGGAGACCATCTACCGGGCGGTCAACCGGTCCCGTCCCGGTGAGGTCCGTACCGAAGCGGACGAGGTCACCTACAACCTCCACATCTTCCTGCGCCTGGAACTGGAAAAGGAGCTGCTGACCGGCCGCCTGGCCGTCAAGGAGCTCCCCGAGGCGTGGAACGCCAAGATGGAGAGCTACCTCGGCATCCGGCCGCGGGACGACGCGCACGGCGTCCTGCAGGACATCCACTGGTCCCAGGGCATGATCGGCTATTTCCCCACTTACGCCCTGGGCAACGTGTTGTCCGTGCAGTTCTTCGACCAGGCCAGGAGCGAACGCCCCGAGATCCTCGAGGCCGTCGCCCACGGCGAGTTCCAGCCGCTCTTGTCCTGGCTGCGGGAGCGCATCCACCGGCACGGGAGCAAGTTCACCCCCAAAGAGCTGGTCGAGCGGGTCACCGGCAGCCCCATCCGGGTGGAGCCGTACCTGGCGTACCTGCAGCGCAAGTACGCGGAGTTGTACGGGCTGTGA
- a CDS encoding XRE family transcriptional regulator — translation MAINPIHVIFGLKLRQARLQQGLSVTELAARCGLSPSYLTEIEKGRKYPKADKILRLARALHLDYDRLVSLSLDPPLAFLEQALSSQAIQDFPLQLFGLDPAEVVKLLTRSPAEVSALARALGDMARGYNIQEEHFFRAALRSYQEIHENYFPDLEEAAARFAREHELVARQGAPLSEEALSSLLTGRFGYAIGPIPVERYPELAAYRAIFLPGHGPRLLVNPALLPSQRKFVLAREIGYRVLGLHERALTNSPERADSFTQVLNDFKAAYVGGALLMPRDTVVDAIRTLFSRATWHPEQLAGMLEAYDVTPETLLYRFSELIPRFFGLKVHFLRFNEQGGSYRLYKQLNMSQLALPHGFDLSEHFCRRWLTVRIIRDLAHRGHAGPIVGIQRSRFLQSRKEFVCLGFARQDNLPPFLRTSVILGLRVDDALEKELAFLDDPAIPEALLNETCERCPLSPEQCPERAAPPVRFEQDQLVERRRNALEALMAAASPGADGVAGGPGTRAQPPATRPSPAALSR, via the coding sequence GTGGCCATCAACCCCATCCACGTGATCTTCGGCCTCAAGCTCCGCCAGGCCCGGCTCCAGCAAGGCCTGTCGGTCACGGAGCTTGCGGCCCGGTGCGGCCTGTCGCCCTCGTACCTCACCGAGATCGAAAAGGGCCGCAAATACCCCAAGGCCGACAAGATCCTCCGCCTGGCGAGAGCCCTGCACCTCGACTACGACCGGCTCGTCTCCCTCAGCCTCGATCCGCCCCTGGCGTTCTTGGAGCAGGCGCTCTCCTCCCAGGCGATCCAGGACTTCCCGCTCCAGCTGTTCGGGCTCGACCCGGCTGAGGTGGTCAAGCTGCTCACCCGTTCCCCCGCCGAGGTGAGCGCGCTCGCTCGCGCCCTCGGTGACATGGCCCGTGGATACAACATCCAGGAGGAGCACTTCTTCCGGGCGGCCCTGCGCTCGTACCAGGAGATCCACGAAAACTACTTCCCGGATCTGGAAGAGGCCGCCGCGCGTTTCGCCAGGGAGCACGAGCTGGTCGCCCGCCAGGGGGCCCCCCTTTCCGAAGAGGCCCTCTCGTCGCTGCTCACGGGCCGCTTCGGCTACGCCATCGGCCCCATCCCGGTGGAGCGTTACCCCGAGCTCGCCGCGTACCGGGCCATCTTTCTCCCCGGCCACGGCCCCCGCCTCCTGGTCAACCCGGCCCTCCTGCCGTCCCAGCGCAAGTTCGTGCTGGCCCGGGAGATCGGTTACCGGGTGCTGGGCCTGCACGAGCGCGCGCTCACCAACTCCCCCGAGCGCGCCGACTCGTTCACCCAGGTCCTCAACGACTTCAAGGCCGCCTACGTGGGTGGAGCCTTGCTGATGCCCCGGGATACCGTCGTCGACGCCATCCGCACGCTTTTCTCCCGGGCCACCTGGCACCCGGAGCAACTGGCGGGCATGCTCGAGGCGTACGACGTGACCCCGGAGACGCTCCTGTACCGGTTCAGCGAGCTGATCCCCCGTTTCTTCGGGCTGAAGGTGCATTTCCTTCGGTTCAACGAGCAGGGCGGCAGCTACCGCCTCTACAAGCAGCTCAACATGAGCCAGCTCGCGCTCCCCCACGGCTTCGACCTCAGCGAGCACTTTTGCCGGCGCTGGCTCACGGTCCGCATCATCCGCGACCTGGCCCATCGCGGCCACGCGGGGCCGATCGTCGGCATCCAGCGATCCCGCTTCCTGCAATCGCGCAAGGAGTTCGTCTGCCTGGGATTCGCCCGCCAGGACAACTTGCCGCCTTTCCTGCGCACCAGCGTGATCCTGGGCTTGCGTGTCGACGACGCATTGGAGAAGGAGCTCGCGTTCCTCGACGACCCGGCCATCCCGGAGGCGTTGCTCAACGAGACCTGCGAGCGATGCCCTCTGAGCCCCGAGCAGTGCCCCGAGCGGGCGGCGCCCCCCGTACGCTTCGAGCAGGACCAGCTCGTCGAGCGGCGTAGGAACGCCCTCGAGGCGCTCATGGCCGCCGCCTCGCCTGGTGCCGACGGGGTTGCCGGCGGGCCGGGTACGCGCGCGCAGCCGCCTGCCACCCGCCCGTCTCCCGCCGCGCTTTCCCGGTAA
- a CDS encoding SIMPL domain-containing protein: MARWLPSAHRWRKAALALAMLGLVALPAASGDTLAAAPSQSEAERTVVVVGQARLWARPDAAQLVVGIDSEAPTAQAAQRDNARKARQVMAALDALGIPLRDLQTTSTQLMPVYRYDDQEKQPRLAGYRASYTLRLTLKDLDQVGTVVDSVVAAGANRIDSIRFMAQDTGALENEALTLAVRDAMNQARTLAAAAGVTLGPLLSISGVRFSGAPEPPIVRPLAGRAASEAATTPVEPGLLEFTASVTLTYRLGP; this comes from the coding sequence ATGGCTCGATGGCTTCCGTCGGCTCACCGCTGGAGAAAGGCGGCCCTCGCCCTTGCCATGCTGGGGCTGGTCGCGTTGCCCGCGGCAAGCGGCGATACGCTGGCGGCGGCCCCTTCCCAGTCAGAGGCGGAGCGCACCGTGGTCGTGGTGGGCCAGGCACGGCTGTGGGCGCGGCCCGACGCCGCCCAGCTGGTCGTGGGCATCGACTCGGAGGCGCCGACCGCACAGGCCGCCCAGCGCGACAACGCGCGCAAGGCCCGCCAGGTGATGGCGGCGCTGGATGCCCTCGGCATCCCTCTTCGGGATCTCCAGACCACGTCCACGCAGCTGATGCCCGTCTACCGTTACGACGACCAGGAGAAGCAGCCCAGGCTGGCAGGCTACCGGGCGTCGTACACGCTGCGCCTCACCCTCAAGGATCTCGACCAGGTGGGCACCGTCGTCGACTCGGTGGTGGCGGCCGGCGCCAACCGCATCGACTCCATCCGCTTCATGGCCCAGGATACCGGCGCGCTGGAGAACGAGGCGCTGACCCTGGCCGTGCGCGATGCGATGAACCAGGCGCGGACTCTCGCCGCGGCGGCGGGAGTCACTCTGGGCCCTCTCCTGTCCATCTCCGGCGTGCGCTTTTCCGGGGCGCCCGAGCCCCCGATCGTGCGGCCCCTCGCCGGCCGGGCCGCCTCCGAGGCGGCCACGACTCCGGTGGAGCCGGGGTTGCTGGAGTTCACGGCATCGGTCACCCTGACGTACCGGCTCGGCCCGTGA
- a CDS encoding ABC transporter permease gives MTGYHRFVPRRPGLVDLAVAAVVFALVYALVRVGAGLRAPLAAAAPDAIRLEPAFLPYYAGRSILRMVAAFALSVAFSLGYGYLAARSARAERFLIPLLDILQSVPVLGFLSVSINALMGLFPGQIVGLELASIFAIFTSQVWNLTFAFYYSLSSLPRELRLVSEVYRLSPWQRFTRLELPGSMIPLVWNGMMSFGGGWFFLAASEAITVLNRRLMLPGVGSYLATALERADARAVGYAILTMALVVLGIDQLVWRPLVAWAERFKLEQTPSAVAPSSAVLMLLRRSALVDAFERGVLAPLGTFVSAAMDRLWRGGATLAGRLAGRRSPLWAWAGRAVMVAAGLGLLRYAWLAALLVSHMGARQIGWVAWLGILTLLRVMAAVGLGAAWTVPVGVLIGLHPRLAAMGQGLVQLAAAFPANMLFPFIAFVYARWHVNFEVGSVLLMMLGTQWYILFNVIAGASQLPAELKEAALVFGVGGWTRWRRVILPAVMPSLVTGCLTAAGGAWNASIVAEVTAWGSTRLVATGLGAYITEVTRVGDRGGIVWGITAMAILVVLLNRLLWRPLYLRAESRCSLA, from the coding sequence GTGACCGGCTATCACCGGTTCGTGCCGCGCCGGCCGGGTCTCGTCGACCTGGCCGTCGCCGCGGTGGTCTTCGCGCTCGTATACGCGCTGGTCCGGGTCGGGGCAGGGCTCCGGGCGCCGCTGGCAGCGGCGGCTCCGGACGCGATCCGCCTCGAGCCGGCCTTCTTGCCTTATTACGCCGGCCGCTCCATCCTGCGGATGGTCGCGGCCTTCGCCCTGTCCGTGGCGTTCTCTCTCGGATACGGATACCTCGCTGCCCGTAGCGCTCGGGCCGAGCGGTTCCTCATCCCTTTGCTCGACATCTTGCAGTCGGTGCCCGTGCTGGGGTTCTTGTCGGTCAGCATCAACGCGCTCATGGGGCTTTTCCCCGGCCAGATCGTCGGGCTCGAGCTGGCCTCGATCTTCGCCATTTTCACGAGCCAGGTCTGGAACCTCACCTTTGCCTTCTACTACTCGCTCTCTTCGCTTCCGCGGGAGCTGCGGCTGGTCTCGGAAGTGTACCGGCTGAGCCCGTGGCAGCGCTTCACCCGGCTGGAGTTGCCGGGTTCGATGATCCCGCTGGTCTGGAACGGCATGATGTCCTTCGGGGGTGGATGGTTCTTCCTGGCCGCCAGCGAGGCGATCACGGTGCTCAACCGCCGCCTGATGCTGCCCGGCGTCGGGAGTTACCTGGCGACCGCCCTCGAACGGGCCGACGCCCGGGCCGTCGGATACGCCATCCTCACCATGGCCCTGGTGGTGCTGGGCATCGACCAGCTGGTCTGGCGCCCGCTGGTCGCATGGGCCGAGCGCTTCAAGCTCGAGCAGACGCCCTCGGCGGTAGCCCCTTCTTCGGCGGTGCTGATGCTCTTGCGCCGCTCGGCGCTCGTGGACGCCTTCGAGCGAGGGGTCCTGGCGCCCCTCGGCACGTTCGTGTCGGCGGCCATGGATCGCCTCTGGAGAGGCGGAGCCACGCTGGCCGGCCGCCTCGCCGGGCGGCGCTCGCCGCTTTGGGCCTGGGCCGGCCGGGCGGTGATGGTGGCCGCAGGGCTGGGGCTCCTGCGGTACGCCTGGCTCGCGGCGCTCCTGGTGAGCCACATGGGGGCGAGGCAAATCGGGTGGGTGGCGTGGCTCGGCATCCTGACCTTGCTGCGGGTGATGGCGGCGGTGGGGCTCGGAGCGGCGTGGACCGTGCCGGTGGGCGTCCTGATCGGCCTTCATCCGCGCCTTGCGGCGATGGGACAGGGCCTCGTGCAGCTGGCGGCTGCCTTTCCGGCCAACATGCTCTTCCCGTTCATCGCGTTCGTCTACGCCCGGTGGCACGTCAACTTCGAGGTGGGCTCCGTGCTGCTGATGATGCTCGGCACCCAGTGGTACATCCTGTTCAACGTGATCGCCGGGGCCAGCCAGCTCCCGGCCGAGCTCAAGGAGGCGGCGCTCGTCTTCGGGGTGGGCGGGTGGACCCGGTGGCGACGCGTCATCCTGCCCGCCGTGATGCCCTCCCTGGTGACCGGGTGTCTCACGGCCGCAGGGGGTGCCTGGAACGCGAGCATCGTCGCCGAGGTCACCGCCTGGGGATCGACCCGGCTCGTGGCCACCGGGCTCGGCGCCTACATCACGGAAGTGACCCGGGTGGGAGACCGCGGGGGCATCGTCTGGGGCATCACGGCGATGGCGATCCTGGTCGTGCTGCTCAACCGCCTGCTCTGGAGACCCCTGTACCTGCGCGCCGAAAGCCGCTGCAGCCTGGCGTGA